The Longimicrobium terrae genome includes a region encoding these proteins:
- a CDS encoding sensor histidine kinase has product MRLAHRLVLASSAAVALVMTIYGFTIIRQRERIIGNALVRETETLAHAMQIVANSAIRNGQRAPLDRVLGRILGDPETAISAVLDTTGAVMAGGPRARMACLDTIIARPGPVPERHGWSNCGGRVRLIVLPLQEPAEALVVARRTTVMDRDIAESRRSILLTSVALAVVGSLAILIIVRLWLTRPLLEILEGVHRFGGPDEPQPMRVPRAAHELQKLARAFNGMVERLDAKQHVLARETEERIALERRLRHAELFAALGRLTGGVAHELGSPLGVISVRADAIQSLPGADPEARRHAEAIGREVERISALVRDLVHVARRHGAGRDPLDMRAIVSETAGLLEGDAERADIRLSVDAPDHPVPVTGDARLLRHALYCIVLNAVQALRTHPGPRQIRIELRAENGGITVAVEDSGPGIAPEDRARVFEPFFTTRDVGEGSGLGLAISAGIAEEHGGEVAIGTAALGGVRAVLRLPLAARRSVTDGTE; this is encoded by the coding sequence ATGCGACTTGCACATCGACTGGTTCTGGCCAGCAGCGCCGCCGTCGCGCTGGTGATGACCATCTACGGTTTCACCATCATCCGGCAGCGTGAACGGATCATTGGCAACGCGCTCGTGCGCGAAACCGAAACGCTCGCGCACGCCATGCAGATCGTGGCCAACAGCGCCATCCGCAACGGCCAGCGCGCCCCGCTGGACCGCGTGCTGGGCCGCATTCTGGGCGACCCGGAAACCGCCATCAGCGCCGTGCTCGACACGACGGGCGCGGTGATGGCCGGCGGGCCGCGCGCGCGGATGGCGTGCCTGGACACCATCATCGCCCGCCCCGGCCCTGTCCCGGAACGCCACGGCTGGAGCAACTGCGGAGGGCGCGTGCGGCTCATCGTGCTGCCGCTGCAGGAGCCGGCGGAGGCGCTGGTGGTGGCGCGGCGCACGACGGTGATGGACCGCGACATCGCCGAATCACGGCGGAGCATTCTGCTCACCAGCGTGGCGCTGGCCGTGGTGGGCTCGCTGGCCATCCTCATCATCGTGCGGCTGTGGCTCACCCGGCCGCTTTTGGAGATCCTGGAGGGCGTGCACCGCTTCGGCGGCCCCGACGAGCCGCAGCCCATGCGCGTTCCCCGCGCCGCGCACGAGCTGCAGAAGCTGGCGCGCGCCTTCAACGGCATGGTGGAGCGGCTGGATGCCAAGCAGCACGTGCTGGCGCGCGAAACGGAAGAACGGATCGCGCTGGAGCGGCGGCTGCGGCACGCCGAACTGTTCGCCGCGCTCGGCCGGCTCACCGGCGGCGTGGCGCACGAGCTGGGCTCGCCGCTGGGGGTGATCAGCGTGCGCGCGGACGCCATCCAGTCGCTGCCCGGCGCGGACCCGGAAGCCCGCCGCCACGCGGAAGCGATCGGGCGCGAGGTGGAGCGCATCAGCGCGCTGGTGCGCGACCTGGTGCACGTGGCGCGGCGGCACGGCGCCGGCCGCGACCCGCTGGACATGCGCGCCATCGTTTCGGAAACCGCCGGCCTGCTGGAAGGCGACGCCGAACGTGCGGACATCCGCCTCTCCGTCGACGCGCCGGACCATCCCGTTCCGGTCACGGGCGATGCACGGCTGCTGCGGCATGCGCTGTACTGCATCGTCCTGAACGCGGTGCAGGCGCTGCGCACGCACCCCGGCCCGCGGCAGATCCGCATCGAACTGCGCGCGGAAAATGGTGGAATCACGGTGGCGGTAGAGGATTCGGGGCCGGGGATCGCGCCGGAAGACCGCGCCCGCGTGTTCGAGCCGTTCTTCACCACGCGCGACGTGGGCGAAGGAAGCGGGCTGGGGCTGGCGATCAGCGCCGGGATCGCGGAGGAGCACGGGGGCGAGGTGGCCATCGGCACGGCCGCGCTGGGCGGGGTGCGCGCGGTACTGCGGCTGCCGCTGGCCGCGCGGAGATCTGTTACGGACGGGACGGAATGA
- a CDS encoding glycosyltransferase translates to MSSVSAPRPVRRALRPAPDWSGRVVLYHNVVAPYRHALFQELARRMALDVWFSVRTTRDRKWSTRVPAGYDHRFLDGWSVYGFNRPLIFCPGLIRDLRRARPQAVIAVLTRSNAVDVLRICRWGRRAGVPVVLWIGAVEPDPAFTTDVPRALDRLFERYYRKAIREATGYVYYSELSRRWAERRGARGPGTSGTQVLPPAPVPPRLEAHHGRDDLVMLYVGKLEHRKGVDLLIRAAADLEPEVRRRLLVRIAGEGPMAAMLPELTEAGIRYEFLGHTDRDELWKVYRDADLTVLASRHDPWANILNESMSMGTPVLISRQAGGAELGGRAGWVCDLRDPASLPRELARALAECRDSGRRRDAVRAEREYRPDTSADRIATLMRQLVDGPAVPERLLSRTG, encoded by the coding sequence ATGTCGTCTGTTTCCGCCCCTCGCCCCGTCCGCCGCGCGCTGCGCCCGGCCCCGGACTGGAGCGGCCGTGTGGTGCTGTACCACAACGTGGTCGCACCGTACCGCCACGCGCTGTTTCAGGAACTCGCCCGGCGGATGGCGCTGGACGTGTGGTTCTCCGTCCGCACCACCCGTGACCGCAAGTGGTCCACTCGGGTGCCCGCGGGCTACGACCACCGCTTTCTGGATGGATGGTCCGTGTACGGTTTCAACCGGCCGCTCATCTTCTGCCCCGGCCTCATCCGCGACCTGCGGCGCGCGCGGCCGCAGGCGGTGATCGCCGTGCTGACCCGCTCCAACGCGGTGGACGTGCTGCGCATCTGCCGCTGGGGACGCCGGGCGGGGGTGCCGGTGGTGCTGTGGATCGGCGCCGTGGAGCCCGATCCCGCGTTCACCACCGACGTGCCGCGCGCGCTGGACCGCCTGTTCGAGCGCTACTACCGCAAGGCGATCCGCGAGGCCACGGGATACGTCTACTATTCCGAACTCAGCCGCCGCTGGGCGGAGCGGCGCGGCGCCCGCGGGCCCGGCACGTCGGGCACGCAGGTGCTGCCGCCCGCGCCCGTGCCGCCGCGGCTGGAGGCGCACCACGGCCGCGACGACCTGGTCATGCTCTACGTGGGCAAGCTGGAGCACCGCAAGGGCGTGGATCTGCTCATCCGTGCCGCGGCGGATCTGGAGCCGGAGGTGCGCCGCCGGCTGCTGGTGCGCATCGCGGGCGAGGGACCCATGGCCGCGATGCTGCCGGAACTGACGGAGGCGGGGATCCGCTACGAGTTCCTGGGCCACACCGACCGCGACGAGTTGTGGAAGGTGTACCGCGACGCGGACCTCACCGTGCTCGCCAGCCGCCACGATCCGTGGGCCAACATTCTCAACGAGTCGATGTCGATGGGGACGCCGGTGCTGATCTCGCGGCAGGCGGGCGGCGCGGAGCTTGGCGGGCGCGCGGGATGGGTGTGCGACCTGCGCGATCCCGCGTCGCTGCCGCGCGAACTGGCCCGCGCGCTGGCCGAGTGCCGCGACAGCGGCCGCCGCCGGGACGCCGTGCGCGCCGAGCGCGAGTACCGCCCCGACACCAGCGCCGACCGCATCGCCACCCTCATGCGGCAGCTGGTGGACGGCCCCGCCGTGCCCGAACGCCTCCTTTCGCGCACCGGCTGA
- a CDS encoding zinc-dependent alcohol dehydrogenase: protein MKALVWHGKDDVRIDNVADPELKDSTDVIVRITATAICGSDLHLLDGYQPTLVPGDVLGHEPMGIVEEVGSGVKNLKKGDRVVVPFIIACGECFFCQKGLFAACERSNPNGEMMEKAVGHRAAGAFGFSHMLGGFWGGQAEYMRVPYADVGPQKVESDLADEKVLFLSDIFPTGWMAAENAGIEPGDTVAIWGAGPVGQMTIQSAWMMGAGRVIVIDRVPERLALAASAGRAETINFDEEHVKERLDEMTGGRGPDRCIDAVGTEAHSHGSIDAVLDKAKKTLKLGTDRAHVLRESILCCRTGGTVSIPGVYVGMIDKFPFGAAMNKGLTIKTGQTHVQRYTQLLLDKIESGEIDPSFIITHRAKLDDAPELYKTFRDKKDGCIKVVLTP, encoded by the coding sequence ATGAAAGCACTGGTCTGGCACGGCAAGGACGACGTCCGCATCGACAACGTCGCCGATCCCGAGCTCAAGGATTCCACCGACGTCATCGTGCGGATCACGGCCACCGCCATCTGCGGATCGGACCTGCACCTGCTGGACGGCTACCAGCCCACGCTGGTGCCCGGCGACGTGCTTGGCCACGAGCCCATGGGCATCGTGGAAGAGGTGGGCAGCGGGGTCAAGAACCTCAAGAAGGGCGACCGCGTGGTGGTGCCCTTCATCATTGCCTGCGGAGAGTGCTTCTTCTGCCAGAAGGGGCTGTTTGCCGCGTGCGAGCGCAGCAATCCCAACGGCGAAATGATGGAAAAGGCCGTGGGTCACCGCGCGGCGGGCGCGTTCGGTTTCAGCCACATGCTGGGCGGATTCTGGGGCGGGCAGGCGGAGTACATGCGCGTGCCGTACGCCGACGTCGGCCCGCAGAAGGTGGAAAGCGACCTGGCGGATGAAAAGGTCCTCTTCCTGTCCGACATCTTTCCCACGGGGTGGATGGCGGCGGAAAACGCGGGGATCGAGCCGGGCGACACCGTGGCCATCTGGGGCGCGGGCCCCGTGGGGCAGATGACCATTCAGAGCGCGTGGATGATGGGCGCCGGCCGGGTGATCGTCATTGACCGGGTGCCGGAGCGGCTTGCCCTTGCCGCCAGCGCCGGGCGCGCGGAGACCATCAACTTTGACGAAGAGCACGTCAAGGAGCGCCTGGACGAGATGACGGGCGGGCGCGGCCCGGACCGCTGCATCGACGCGGTAGGCACCGAGGCGCACTCGCACGGCTCCATCGACGCCGTGCTGGACAAGGCCAAGAAGACGCTCAAGCTGGGGACGGACCGCGCGCACGTGCTGCGCGAAAGCATCCTCTGCTGCCGCACGGGCGGAACCGTGTCCATTCCCGGCGTCTACGTGGGGATGATCGACAAGTTCCCGTTCGGCGCGGCGATGAACAAGGGACTGACCATCAAGACCGGCCAGACCCACGTGCAGCGCTACACCCAGCTGCTGCTGGACAAGATCGAGTCGGGCGAGATCGATCCGTCGTTCATCATCACGCACCGGGCCAAGCTGGACGACGCGCCGGAGCTGTACAAGACCTTCCGCGACAAGAAGGACGGCTGCATCAAGGTGGTGCTGACCCCCTGA